In Antennarius striatus isolate MH-2024 chromosome 8, ASM4005453v1, whole genome shotgun sequence, a single window of DNA contains:
- the mafgb gene encoding v-maf avian musculoaponeurotic fibrosarcoma oncogene homolog Gb, whose amino-acid sequence MTTNIKGNKALKVKREPGENGTSLTDDELVTMSVRELNQHLRGLSKEEILQLKQRRRTLKNRGYAASCRVKRVTQKEELEKQKAQLQQEVDKLANENASMRVELDALRSKYEALQTFARTVARSPTVGVGVRAGGGGGGGGVPSSVIGPLIPGKVATATSVITIVKSKTDARS is encoded by the exons ATGACGACGAATATCAAAGGAAATAAAGCCTTGAAG gtGAAGCGTGAGCCGGGGGAGAATGGCACCAGCCTCACCGATGATGAGCTGGTGACCATGTCGGTGCGGGAGCTGAACCAACACCTCCGAGGGCTCTCGAAAGAGGAGATCCTGCAACTGAAGCAGCGGCGGCGCACCCTGAAGAACCGGGGCTACGCCGCCAGCTGCCGGGTGAAGCGGGTCACCCagaaggaggagctggagaagcagaaggcccagctgcagcaggaggtgGACAAACTGGCCAATGAGAACGCCTCGATGCGGGTGGAGCTGGACGCTCTCAGATCGAAGTATGAAGCGTTACAGACGTTTGCCAGGACTGTGGCGCGGAGCCCCACTGTCGGAGTCGGGGTCAGggcaggaggtgggggaggcgggggagggGTGCCGTCGTCAGTGATTGGTCCACTTATACCAGGGAAGGTTGCCACGGCGACAAGCGTGATCACAATAGTGAAGTCAAAAACAGACGCACGGTCATGA